One genomic region from Eublepharis macularius isolate TG4126 chromosome 18, MPM_Emac_v1.0, whole genome shotgun sequence encodes:
- the LOC129345680 gene encoding olfactory receptor 10AC1-like, whose product MDRSNHSSGATMEFLLLGFSDLLHLRGLLFFIFLVVHLATLTGNLLILLAVAVEHSRPPMLFFLCQLSAIELCYTLVIVPKTLADLTSPVGSTISFVGCATQMHLFVALGGAECFLLAAMSYDRYAAICRPLHYAVMMSQDFCLQLVMICCLGGFVVSLGLTVSVFRLPFCSSHRINHFFCDIPALLHLACTKSYTSELPLLAACIVLLLLPFLLIFVSYTYITLAVMRIRDSAGRGKAFSTCASHLAVTLLHYGCATFMYVRPKSNYSPSRDKMVSLVYTNITPLLYPLIYSLRNKEIKGAVRKLLQKKLARPNWNILKGRSGLGRPAAQKP is encoded by the coding sequence ATGGATCGAAGTAACCATTCCTCTGGTGCCACCATGGAATTCCTGCTGCTTGGATTCTCCGACTTGCTCCATCTGCggggccttctcttcttcatcttCCTTGTGGTGCACTTGGCTACTCTGACAGGAAACCTCCTCATCCTCTTGGCTGTGGCTGTGGAGCATTCCCGCCCACCAATGCTCTTCTTTCTCTGCCAGCTCTCTGCAATTGAACTCTGCTATACCCTCGTCATCGTTCCCAAGACACTGGCCGACCTCACTTCCCCGGTGGGGAGCACCATTTCCTTCGTGGGCTGTGCCACCCAAATGCATTTATTTGTGGCACTGGGAGGAGCTGAGTGCTTCCTCCTGGCTGCCATGTCCTACGATCGCTACGCAGCCATCTGCCGGCCTCTGCACTACGCCGTCATGATGAGCCAGGACTTCTGCCTTCAGCTGGTCATGATTTGCTGTCTTGGCGGCTTCGTGGTCTCACTGGGCCTGACCGTGTCCGTCTTCCGCTTGCCCTTCTGCAGCTCCCATCGTATCAATCACTTCTTCTGCGACATTCCTGCTCTGCTCCACTTGGCCTGCACAAAGAGCTACACCAGTGAACTGCCCCTTCTGGCAGCCTGCATTGTCCTCCTCTTGCTCCCCTTTCTGCTCATCTTTGTCTCCTATACTTATATCACCTTAGCTGTGATGCGGATTCGTGATTCTGCTGGCCGGGGAAAGGCTTTCTCAACCTGTGCCTCCCATCTGGCTGTTACCCTCTTGCACTACGGCTGTGCCACTTTCATGTACGTCCGCCCCaaatccaattactcaccaagccGGGACAAGATGGTGTCCTTGGTCTACACCAACATTACCCCCTTGCTTTACCCTCTGATTTACAGTCTCAGGAATAAAGAAATCAAAGGTGCAGTGAGGAAACTGCTGCAGAAGAAACTGGCCCGACCAAATTGGAACATCCTTAAGGGTAGGTCTGGGCTAGGTAGGCCTGCTGCCCAGAAACCATAA